Proteins encoded within one genomic window of Fragaria vesca subsp. vesca linkage group LG1, FraVesHawaii_1.0, whole genome shotgun sequence:
- the LOC101300186 gene encoding uncharacterized protein LOC101300186 has product MITLDRKLDVLVKAFNGSNLGNQACGICSLSDHSTDSCPNGALSEAELNFMVPADPKSTQAVLEKGKSFSSNGLVSTNVHARAPFLNRFAKSKHDEADHAMIELFKKVEVNMPLLECIQQNPKYAKFLKELCTNKRLPREKDVAVMNKTISAVFQRKLPPKLKDPGSFSIPCTIGTHSFDKIMLDLGASINVMPSYLYADLGLDFYVIDMEPADADDKKIPILLGRPFMRTARTKIDVYLGELTFEIDGDIISYNVFDAMRYPLPELFRDFFSIDVVDDLADEYVETIAQDTLALTLAKGIRFDAMGNNITLAQYTVPLPLLEIVQSLEVAAEVCYSSPSPILFPSNKFLPSIIQAPKLDLKVLPEHLKYVYLGENETLPVIISSSLEKEQEERLIEVLKRHKMAIGWTLADIKEISPTMCVHRILLEDGAKPTKEGQRRLHPPMMQVKSGITVVRNDENELVPQRTVTGHRVCIDYRRLNATTRKDHMPLPFIDQMLERLAGHSFYCFLDGYSGYNQIRVAEEDQEKTTFTCPFGTFAYRRMPFGLCNAPATFQRCMYHIFSEFIGSMIEVFMDDFSVYGGDFDACLENVELVLRRCEETNLVLNWEKCHFMVTQGIVLGHIVSSRGIEVDKSKIDLVRHLPIPTSVRDVRSFLGHAGFYRRFIKDFSKIARPLSLLQKDVPFHFDAECKEAFERLKTMLTSAPIMAPPDWSLPFELMCDASDYAVGAVLGQRKEQQPYAIYYASRMLNDAQQNYTTIEKELLAVIFALDKFRSSLLQSKVIVYTDHAALKYLLTKKDAKPRLIRWILLLQEFDLEIKDKKGSDNVVANHLSRFVS; this is encoded by the exons ATGATCACGTTGGATAGGAAGCTTGATGTCTTGGTCAAGGCTTTCAATGGTTCGAATCTTGGCAACCAAGCTTGTGGAATTTGCTCACTTTCGGATCACTCTACAGATTCATGTCCGAATGGTGCTTTGAGTGAGGCGGAGTTGAACTTTATGG TCCCTGCTGATCCGAAATCCACTCAAGCCGTGCTTGAGAAAGGTAAGTCTTTTAGCTCTAATGGTTTAGTTTCTACTAATGTCCATGCTCGTGCCCCTTTCCTCAACAGGTTTGCTAAATCAAAGCACGATGAAGCTGATCATGCAATGATTGAGTTATTCAAGAAGGTGGAAGTAAACATGCCATTGCTTGAGTGCATTCAACAAAATCCAAAGTATGCGAAATTCTTGAAAGAGTTGTGCACCAACAAGAGGCTACCACGAGAGAAGGATGTAGCGGTAATGAATAAAACAATCTCTGCGGTTTTTCAAAGGAAACTACCACCTAAGCTTAAGGATCCAGGGAGTTTTTCGATTCCATGCACCATTGGTACTCATAGTTTTGATAAGATCATGTTAGATCTAGGTGCTTCGATTAATGTTATGCCCTCTTATCTTTATGCGGACTTAGGTCTAG ATTTCTATGTCATTGACATGGAACCGGCGGATGCAGATGACAAAAAAATTCCCATTCTATTGGGAAGGCCATTCATGAGAACCGCAAGGACCAAAATTGATGTCTACTTAGGGGAACTAACTTTCGAAATAGATGGAGACATCATTAGTTACAATGTTTTTGATGCGATGAGGTATCCACTTCCTGAACTTTTTCGAGATTTCTTTTCTATTGATGTTGTGGATGATCTTGCGGATGAATATGTGGAGACAATAGCTCAAGACACCTTGGCACTCACCTTGGCAAAAGGAATCAGATTTGATGCCATGGGGAACAACATCACCTTAGCTCAATACACCGTGCCTCTGCCCTTGCTTGAGATCGTGCAGTCGCTTGAGGTGGCTGCCGAGGTATGCTACTCCTCCCCTAGTCCAATTCTCTTTCCATCTAACAAGTTTCTTCCTTCCATTATCCAAGCCCCAAAATTAGATCTCAAGGTTCTTCCGGAACATTTGAAGTATGTGTATTTGGGAGAGAATGAAACGTTGCCAGTTATCATATCATCATCACTAGAGAAGGAGCAAGAGGAGAGATTGATCGAAGTTTTGAAAAGACACAAGATGGCCATAGGTTGGACCTTAGCCGACATCAAGGAAATTAGTCCTACAATGTGTGTTCATCGAATTTTGCTTGAAGATGGAGCAAAACCGACCAAGGAGGGTCAACGACGTCTTCATCCACCTATGATGCAAGTT AAGAGCGGAATCACGGTGGTGAGGAATGATGAAAACGAGCTTGTGCCGCAAAGGACCGTAACCGGCCACCGAGTGTGTATCGATTATAGGAGGCTCAATGCAACAACAAGGAAGGATCACATGCCGTTGCCATTTATTGATCAAATGCTTGAGAGGTTAGCCGGTCATTCCTTCTATTGTTTTCTTGACGGTTATAGTGGTTACAATCAAATACGTGTTGCGGAAGAGGATCAAGAGAAGACAACGTTTACATGTCCCTTTGGCACTTTTGCCTACCGCCGCATGCCTTTTGGTTTGTGCAATGCTCCAGCTACGTTTCAAAGATGCATGTACCACATATTTTCTGAGTTCATAGGTTCTATGATTGAAGTCTTTATGGATGATTTTTCTGTTTATGGTGGAGATTTCGATGCATGTTTAGAAAATGTAGAACTTGTGCTTAGGAGATGTGAGGAAACTAATCTTGTGCTTAATTGGGAAAAATGTCACTTCATGGTTACTCAGGGTATAGTACTCGGCCATATTGTTAGTTCTAGGGGTATTGAGGTTGATAAATCTAAGATAGATCTTGTGCGTCACTTACCCATCCCCACAAGTGTGAGGGATGTTCGAAGCTTTCTTGGACATGCAGGTTTTTATCGTCGATTTATCAAAGATTTCTCCAAGATAGCTCGGCCCTTGAGTTTGTTGCAAAAAGATGTGCCCTTCCACTTTGATGCCGAGTGCAAGGAGGCTTTTGAGCGGTTGAAAACCATGTTGACATCGGCGCCGATCATGGCGCCACCGGATTGGTCCTTGCCCTTCGAGTTGATGTGTGACGCCTCAGACTATGCCGTGGGGGCTGTGCTCGGACAGAGAAAAGAACAGCAGCCGTATGCCATATATTATGCCTCTCGGATGCTCAATGATGCGCAACAGAACTACACCACCATCGAGAAAGAACTTCTTGCCGTGATCTTTGCTTTGGATAAGTTTCGTTCTTCCTTACTCCAATCTAAAGTTATTGTTTACACTGACCATGCGGCTTTGAAGTATTTGTTGACAAAGAAGGATGCCAAGCCGAGATTGATAAGGTGGATATTGCTTCTCCAAGAGTTCGATTTGGAAATCAAAGACAAGAAGGGGTCGGACAACGTTGTTGCCAACCACCTTAGCCG